TCCTTCACCGTCAGCTTCTGAGCTGCCGCCATCAGATCGTCCTGCGTCCAATCTTTGGTTGGGTATTCCACCCCGGCTTTGTCAAACAGATCTTTGTTATAAAAGAGGACCATCGCGCCTGCCCGATCCGGCAACCCGAATTGCTTGCCATCATACTTCATCAGGTTCGCAATATCATCGGAATAACGCTCAGACATGTTCACATTGTTCGCCTTAATCATGTCATCCAGCGGTATAATCTGATTCTTGGAGGCGTAGGCCTGATAGTTCTCGGCAATCATCATGATGTCCGGTGCTGTTCCTCCGGCGATCATGGTCTGTACCTTCTGGTCATAATCTCCTGCAACCACGTTGAGTTTCACATTAATATCGGGATACGTCTGCTTCACGATGTCGAGTCGCTCCTGATAAATTTTCTTCTCATCCTCCGAGCCCCAGATCGTCATGCTCAAATCAACCTTGCCACCGGACTCGCCGGAGGAACCACTTTTACTCCCGCTGCTGCAGGCTGTCAGACCCATTACCATGACCAGCATCAATAACGAAATGACCTTTAAACTTCTTCTCATACGTTACGCCCCCTTGAACTAATGAATGGATGACCATACTGAAACCCGTTTCATGAAATGGGTTTCATTAAGCTGAAACATAAAACCCGTTCCACTTTATGAAAGGGGTTTCATTCACGCACTCATTATATTTCACCCTTCGAGGAAATGTCAACGCTTTCTTTTCCAATTACAGGCCCCCTTATCTTGCAGCAGGTCCTGTACTTTGACGCACAATCAGCTCCGGTTGCAGAATAATCTGCTTCTTCGGTTTGCCTTGGTTAATCAGCTCATGCAGCACGTCCACAGCCTGTTTGCCAAGCTGGTATGTGTTCTGGGATACGGTTGTCAGTTCCGGTATAACGGCACTGGCGAGAGGTGTATCATCAAAACCCACAATGGATATATCCTGCGGAATCGAGAGTCCATGCTCAATCGTCGACTTGATCGCACCAATGGCCGTGTTGTCATTCACACATATGACCGCAGTTGGCGGATTGTCCCGATCCAGCAGTTTGGACATTTCCCGTTTGCCATCGTCGATGGAGAAACTTCCGAGCAGCTGCCGTTCTTTCGGTATTTCGAGCCCATGCTCCCGAAGTTTCTTCTGCACAGCTCTGACCTTGACCATGGTGGTGGATAACTCTTTTAGTCCGCCGACAAAGGCGATATCGCGATGTCCCAGATCAAGCAAATGCTCAGCTGCAAGAGCCGCCCCTGCTCCTTCATCGGTGTATACCCGGTGGAACCCGCCTTTGGCAATATTGCCATTGACCAGCACAATCGGCATGCGTTTGCCCATATCAATCAATTCCTGCGCCATGTCATCCGGACAGACCTGCATGTTAATTCGCCCGCCAAGAAAAATAATCCCGTCTACCCGCTTCTCTCGCAGGATGGACAAATATTCAGATTCCCTGTTGTAGTCCCCTGCCGTATTGCACAGAAAGAAGGTATACCCTAATCCGCGAGCCTCATTCTCCGCGCCCCAGAAGACTTCCGGGAAGAAAGGATTCGTAATGTCCGGCAGGATGATGGCAATGGTGCCCGTCTCTTTCTTGATCAGACTGCGCGCCTGCGCGTTGGGCTGAAACTGGTGTTTTTCGATGATGGACATAATCTTCTCTCGGGTGCTTGCACGCACAGGTGCCGTATCATTCAGTACCCGGGAGACCGTCGCTACAGATACATTTGCTTCCTTGGCGATGTCGTATATGGTGATCGGTGTCATAGCGGAACCTTCCTTTTTCTCTAATTTTCCCTATTTTCCCTGCTTATCATACCAGATAAGGATTGCCAATGAAATGGGTTTCATTGACGGGCGAATGATTTCACACTGGACCAATAGAAGTTCCGGATATGACATTCATATGTGGATGGTTCGTTGCATTACGCATTAGCATCAATTTCTTTACAGGACATGTTTGCTTTTCTTTATTTCCCCTTCTAATCTGCGTTTATGGTCCATATATTAAATTGTAAGCGAATTCATTGGAGATTAGAGGAGTGTGAACAACGTCATGATCATTCAAGTCAGTCCGCTGGCAGAAGCAAGACTTACTGAAAAGCTGGGAGATCGACCAGGCTATTTCAAATTGTTTTATGATACCGATGGATGCGGTTGTGACGGAATTGCGGTACTTCTGATCTTAAACGAACCGGATAGCGACGATGTTACAGTAGAAGCGGGTTCGCTTCCATTTGTAATTAACAAACAGCAGCAGATTTACTTCGAGCCCTGTCTGCGTCTGCAATCTGAGCACAGCTTCCCTTCGTTCCGACTGAGTAGCGATTCCATGATCTATGGCAGTAATGTCAAAGTCCATGATTTACGAGATACCGCAGACATTGCCCCTCAGCCCACTGGATGGTTTGTACGATAAATGTTGAATTAGCACTATAATTAAAACCTCCCAATCCCAGATTCTTCGTGGGACGGGAGGTTTTTTTATAAATTTCGAATTTCAAATATGCCACTATTTTCGTAGCCATTTCGTTTTGAGCTAACGTTTTCAGTCCATTCAAGATTACCAATTTTACTTCACAAGAATTTCAATGGGATCCATGGTTAATGCGATATCCGCGGTCATATTCACATAGAGATTTTGTGCCCCTTTTTTGGATAACAAAAATTCATCTTCAACCTCAACCACTTGACCTGATTTAAATTCAGTTACATATCCCACATCCGTATAACTACGCTCCTCGTCACTACCGGAAAAGAAAAAACGAACGATTGGTTTTCCATGGGTAACTTCAACGGGTTTAATGCCTGTATATGTTAAAGTCCCTTTTACTTTCATTGTCTCACCCGTGCCTATAACAGTTGGTGTTGTGACTTCGAGAACAAAGTTAGATGCGACTACACGTTCAGTAACTGTATCTTCAATTTTATCTGTTGATGAACAACCAGATAACATCATGAACACCACTG
The window above is part of the Paenibacillus sp. 1781tsa1 genome. Proteins encoded here:
- a CDS encoding iron-sulfur cluster biosynthesis family protein, which codes for MNNVMIIQVSPLAEARLTEKLGDRPGYFKLFYDTDGCGCDGIAVLLILNEPDSDDVTVEAGSLPFVINKQQQIYFEPCLRLQSEHSFPSFRLSSDSMIYGSNVKVHDLRDTADIAPQPTGWFVR
- a CDS encoding LacI family DNA-binding transcriptional regulator; its protein translation is MTPITIYDIAKEANVSVATVSRVLNDTAPVRASTREKIMSIIEKHQFQPNAQARSLIKKETGTIAIILPDITNPFFPEVFWGAENEARGLGYTFFLCNTAGDYNRESEYLSILREKRVDGIIFLGGRINMQVCPDDMAQELIDMGKRMPIVLVNGNIAKGGFHRVYTDEGAGAALAAEHLLDLGHRDIAFVGGLKELSTTMVKVRAVQKKLREHGLEIPKERQLLGSFSIDDGKREMSKLLDRDNPPTAVICVNDNTAIGAIKSTIEHGLSIPQDISIVGFDDTPLASAVIPELTTVSQNTYQLGKQAVDVLHELINQGKPKKQIILQPELIVRQSTGPAAR